In Colletotrichum lupini chromosome 6, complete sequence, a single window of DNA contains:
- a CDS encoding fungal specific transcription factor, producing the protein MSIMYLDFIEGTGYGTLESPTLHTPQYLTAPRHLILRFYPSLLLNPKSRAPDRTRHCFLLPVSSTSYAYLVTDDLYLFPLSTWHILQHQTPYEYPETFSRRQSHFEAPHDVSPFSAAVSVVIVRACAYGLRASLRSVSPSDNKRNRPASSTIILRIARPTPTPPDTNGANSHKRPHSPDAESNGREGAADNSNVPKPKRLACMICRKRKLKCDGVRPSCSTCARLGHSCAYDEVRRKSGPKRGYVKALEERLKQVETLLKTQDPPPVPSNPSSNIPHNLDAAAANRSRTTAAPTSYSIPNPTLGLGGDHDVDRWRFTGESPQAQNAAAPPMDDFNFNSSMSIGMSNAGSNFTWEMIGLGLEEPLPPQETIDELHQIFFEKVHPSVPMIHKYRYLAAMNLAPNQRPPVALRYAIWTLSCSITEKYLDLKDLFYQRARKYVEADYIKGYGEHMISVAHAQTHVLLASYEFKMMYFPRAWMSTGSAIRLCQMIGLHRLDGAGLDVKQCLPPPRDWTEREERRRTFWMAFCEDRYASIGTGWPMTVDEKDIMTNLPCTEESFDMSRPEQTQSLQDCMSPSGAGKLSSFGGIVLMACLFGRNLIHLHRPDPDDRDHDLNGEFWKRHRNMDNILLNTSLCLPSHLKLPIGLGNPNIVFTNMSIHTSTICLHQAAIFKADKNKLPASVSAESKVRCITAANEIASIMRMISHMDLSAMNPFISFCLYVAARVFVQYLKSRPDDSQTADSLRFLLSAMNALKRRNPLTESFLVQLDVDLEALAMRIPKLKTAFPRSGESPGSASGNGTAKSGAVCDDPEGVQGIMSYRNECHFMKTVDDDGNAANAPNIVEPGQNDESAPISASATTNLGGPGGWLSAEASLLYGSNSTNNLPLHGNSLTPSSGSMYDKSGSSSGRVTGFGQSESSGDNNMSGSPDGDQSNRPTPNSTASDPRVTMAGGLDGSGRNSFDANAATTQSNNNARGSVDANTNYFNDAGGFGIRTGLTPNQRFSMPDTPGADFGMPNGWGDLQGQTGMTPVAEGVLRSLMNMGPMDAMDLSSWDATN; encoded by the exons ATGTCCATAATGTACTTGGACTTTATCGAAGGTACGGGATACgga ACGCTCGAGTCTCCCACACTACATA CCCCTCAGTACCTAA CTGCACCACGGCACCTAATCCTCCGCTTCTATCCATCCTTGCTTCTCAACCCCAAATCTCGCGCTCCTGACAGAACCCGACACTGCTTCCTTCTCCCCGTCTCCTCTACTTCGTACGcctacctag TCACCGACGACCTCTACCTTTTTCCCCTTTCGACTTGGCATATTCTGCAACACCAAACTCCGTACGAATACCCAGAAACCTTTTCTCGACGTCAATCCCATTTCGAAGCGCCCCACGACGTCTCACCCTTT TCAGCAGCCGTATCCGTTGTAATTGTGCGCGCGTGCGCCTATGGATTGAGGGCATCTTTACGTTCGGTTTCGCCCTCCGATAACAAGAGAAATCGCCCTGCTTCGTCCACAATCATCCTTCGGATTGCCCGACC TACACCCACGCCGCCAGACACAAATGGCGCCAACTCCCACAAACGCCCTCACAGCCCAGACGCCGAATCCAATGGTCGGGAAGGGGCCGCCGATAACAGCAACGTTCCCAAGCCGAAGCGCCTAGCATGTATGATATGCCGGAAGCGCAAGTTGAAGTGTGACGGAGTGCGGCCCAGTTGCAGCACTTGCGCCAGGCTTGGCCATTCTTGCGCCTACGATGAGGTTCGCAGGAAGAGTGGCCCCAAGCGAGGATATGTCAAGGCTCTAGAGGAACGACTGA AACAAGTCGAAACCCTGCTCAAGACCCAAGACCCTCCCCCCGTGCCATCCAATCCCTCCTCCAACATACCTCACAACTTGGACGCAGCTGCAGCGAATCGTAGCCGAACTACTGCCGCTCCGACTAGTTACAGTATTCCTAATCCCACTCTTGGTCTCGGCGGCGACCACGACGTCGACCGATGGCGCTTCACCGGCGAGTCTCCTCAGGCTCAGAATGCGGCTGCCCCTCCTATGGATGATTTCAACTTCAACTCGAGCATGTCAATAGGCATGAGCAACGCCGGGAGCAACTTCACTTGGGAAATGATTGGACTGGGCCTTGAAGAACCTCTTCCTCCACAGGAAACCATCGATGAGCT CCACCAAATCTTCTTTGAAAAGGTTCATCCATCCGTGCCTATGATCCACAAGTATAGATATCTAGCAGCCATGAACTT GGCTCCAAACCAACGACCGCCAGTTGCACTACGATATGCCATCTGGACCTTGTCGTGCTCAATCACTGAAAAATACCTTGACCTCAAAGACTTGTTCTATCAAAGAGCTCGTAAGTATGTCGAGGCAGATTACATCAAAGGCTATGGCGAGCACATGATATCTGTGGCTCATGCTCAGACCCATGTGCTGCTTGCCTCATACGAATTCAAGATGATGTACTTCCCGAGAGCTTGGATGAGCACGGGTTCTGCCATTCGCCTGTGTCAAAT GATTGGCCTGCACCGTCTCGATGGTGCCGGATTGGACGTGAAGCAGTGTCTTCCACCGCCGAGGGATTGGACCGAGCGTGAGGAGAGACGACGTACCTTTTGGATGGCATTTTGCGAAGATCGCTACGCAAGTATTGGCACTGGGTGGCCGATGACGGTGGATGAAAAGGACATCATGACGAACCTGCCTTGTACCGAGGAGTCTTTCGACATGAGCCGACCCGAGCAGACGCAGTCGCTGCAAGACTGCATGAGCCCGTCCGGGGCTGGCAAACTCTCCTCTTTTGGAGGCATCGTACTGATGGCATGCCTCTTTGGCCGCAACCTGATTCACTTGCACCGGCCTGACCCCGATGACCGAGACCACGACCTCAACGGCGAGTTCTGGAAGCGGCACCGCAACATGGACAACATCCTTCTCAACACTTCTCTCTGTTTGCCGTCGCACCTCAAGCTTCCCATTGGTCTGGGCAACCCTAACATCGTCTTCACCAATATGAGCATCCACACATCGACAATCTGTCTGCACCAGGCCGCCATCTTCAAGGCAGATAAGAACAAACTTCCGGCTTCAGTCAGTGCAGAAAGCAAGGTGCGCTGTATTACAGCGGCAAACGAGATCGCGAGTATCATGAGAATGATCTCACACATGGACCTCTCAGCG ATGAACCCCTTTATATCCTTCTGTCTTTACGTTGCAGCAAGGGTATTTGTTCAATATCTCAAGAGTCGTCCAGACGATAGCCAAACAGCCGACTCATTAAGGTTCCTTCTCTCAGCCATGAACGCACTAAAGAGAAGGAACCCTCTCACAGAATCGTTCCTTGTGCAGTTGGACGTTGACTTAGAAGCCCTTGCTATGAGAATACCAAAACTCAAGACGGCATTTCCCCGCAGCGGTGAAAGC CCCGGCTCGGCCAGCGGCAACGGCACCGCCAAGAGTGGTGCTGTGTGTGACGATCCGGAAGGCGTTCAGGGTATCATGTCCTACCGTAACGAGTGTCACTTCATGAAGACTGTGGATGATGATGGGAATGCCGCCAATGCGCCGAACATCGTTGAGCCTGGCCAGAATGACGAAAGCGCCCCCATCTCTGCCTCTGCGACGACTAATCTCGGTGGTCCAGGCGGCTGGTTGTCCGCAGAGGCGTCTCTATTGTATGGTTCAAACAGTACCAACAACCTCCCATTGCATGGAAACTCATTGACACCGAGCTCCGGGTCCATGTACGACAAATCGGGATCAAGCAGTGGCCGTGTTACTGGATTCGGACAAAGCGAAAGCAGTGGCGACAACAACATGTCCGGTTCACCAGACGGTGACCAGTCTAACCGGCCAACACCGAACTCGACTGCTTCAGATCCGCGAGTGACTATGGCAGGCGGACTCGATGGGTCCGGGAGGAACTCTTTCGATGCCAACGCAGCTACGACGCAATCAAACAACAACGCTCGAGGGAGCGTAGACGcaaatactaactacttcAACGATGCGGGCGGTTTTGGCATCCGCACTGGGCTGACGCCGAATCAAAGGTTTTCTATGCCTGATACACCTGGAGCGGATTTTGGAATGCCGAATGGCTGGGGCGACTTGCAGGGACAGACGGGCATGACGCCTGTCGCCGAGGGTGTACTTCGATCACTGATGAATATGGGGCCGATGGATGCAATGGATCTTTCATCGTGGGATGCGACAAACTGA
- a CDS encoding WD domain-containing protein, whose translation MVPPRTRLSLSKERFPAFLTNLKSQPYHDPSSSSRGHTLESIGNFGRDRLIGQNATRNPEKPNVRFSTELKGHSAAIEKVAFNPVKDAELCSVSNDGVVKFWDVRSKTCINEIRGLGDAFTLVWAPDGQSLVVGNKTDNIFVLSPTQSAPISSHQQPSQTNQIAFDWAGDTIFLTTGEGRTRILTYPDFKPAFQFKHGDESKEFTLNGHTSSCLTAELQPTGRYLATGGSDSIISLWDTTDWICQRTITSMIGPVRSISFTFDGNFLVGGSDEGSGLDIRHAESGDHVHTFKTAGPCPVVAWAPTKYCLAYSDLGVLRIVGVDAEKK comes from the exons ATGGTGCCTCCTCGCACAAGGCTGAGCCTCTCCAAGGAGAGGTTTCCGGCTTTTCTGACCAACCTCAAGAGCCAGCCGTACCACGATCCCAGCTCAAGCTCTAGAGGGCACAC CCTGGAATCCATTGGGAACTTTGGTCGCGACAGGCTCATCGGACAAAACGCTACGC GGAATCCGGAGAAGCCAAACGTACGGTTTTCAACTGAGCTAAAAGGACACTCCGCTGCCATTGAAAAGGTTGCATTCAACCCAGTCAAGGATGCTGAGTTGTGTAGTGTAAGCAACGATGGAGTCGTCAAATTCTGGGACGTTCGGTCCAAGACTTGCATCAACGAGATAAGAGGCTTGGGAGACGCCTTCACTCTAGTATGGGCGCCCGACGGACAGTCTCTAGTCGTTGGAAATAAG ACGGATAATATCTTTGTACTGTCACCAACACAGTCTGCGCCGATATCGTCGCATCAGCAGCCCAGTCAGACCAACCAGATTGCTTTTGACTGGGCCGGCGATACGATCTTCTTGACAACCGGCGAGGGAAGAACACGGATCTTGACATATCCCGATTTCAAGCCTGCCTTCCAGTTCAAACATGGTGATGAGTCAAAGGAGTTTACCCTCAACGGACACACGTCTTCCTGCTTGACAGCCGAGCTACAACCCACAGGACGTTATCTTGCCACGGGAGGTTCGGATTCCATAATTTCTCTGTGGGACACAACAGACTGGATTTGCCAGCGAACCATAACCAGCATGATTGGCCCAGTGCGGTCTATCA GCTTCACCTTTGATGGTAACTTCTTGGTCGGAGGCAGCGATGAAG GCTCTGGACTGGATATTCGACATGCAGAGTCAGGAGACCACGTCCATACCTTCAAGACAGCTGGTCCTTGCCCGGTTGTGGCCTGGGCGCCAACGAAATATTGTCTGGCATACAGTGATCTTGGCGTTCTTCGCATCGTCGGGGTGGATGCAGAGAAGAAGTGA